The Phyllopteryx taeniolatus isolate TA_2022b chromosome 2, UOR_Ptae_1.2, whole genome shotgun sequence nucleotide sequence TTCTTGGTTTAGCATGCTGGCTGCGAACAAATTGATGCGTTTATTAGCAGCGTATTGCTAAGGCTTGAGTGTACAACGTTGCGGTTTTCGTGTGAGAATGGGTGAAAAACGTGTGAAAGAAGAGTACGAAGAGGAACTTCGTCGAATGAACGAGCGACGTCACCTACTGGACGCTGTTTTTCAAAAGCCTCGAATTATGCTACACACAGCAGGTATGTTCATTTCCGATTCACTTGTATGGGAGCTTTGTGTTTCCTCATTAACAGTTTTGAAGTTGAATGGTAAATTTCTAATAAAACCCTCACTTCAGAGGACGACTTTATTTTCGTTAAAGCTGCTAAACTTTGAACATGTTATGTTGAACTATATAGGGTGACCTACACGTAGatagctttttaaaatgaaagtaGCAAAGAAGGGAATGAAGGATGGAAGGTATGGTATGCAATGAAGCAAGGAAGTAGCTCAGGTTCTCCATCAGATCAAGCATCACCTATGCTTGAAACTCTAACACTGGCCTtggaaccctaatttaaaactaaCAAAATCTCAACCCTCTCTTGAATCCATGATTTCAAATCTTAACTCTCCAGGctagaaaaaaaacctactttCAATTCTTAAACCTTGTTTAAAACCTTAACAAAGGCTTGaaaccatgattttttttggtctcatttttttaacacaaaaacctggcattttaacaggtgtatgtagactttttatttccACAATAAAAAGACGTTCTGAAAAGCCTTGCATTGCAAGGAATAATTATTACCAAGAGCGATGTACTGTAAGTAGACTATTGAGTGCCAGGATGCTTGACCTGCAGAGGGTTAAGGACTTCACGTATTGCAGTTTCTAGCAAAGGTGTGCTCCATTTGCCAGCCACACATCCAAGTTGTTCATGGGATGAACATCATCCCACGAATCGGTATGTTGTGCGCatgttaaatacatttcatcacCACAAGTTCATATTTTCTGGGGCCACGATGAAGGTACTATATGTACGCATGTTACTGTATATTTCTGTTGTGATGTGTTGTAAATAATACCCTTTTgtagtgacataaaaaaaaaggacatcatGTGGCTTGTGTGAGTGAAGTTTGACTCTTCTaaaccatgtgtgtttgtctttttgtgtcctGCAGATGTCAGTAAAGAAGATCTTCATCCTGAGAAGCAGAAGTGGTGGTCCAGGGTGGGGAAGCAGCCGCCAGAGCCCCCCCacgttaaagaggaagaggaggagacccATATCACCATGCCTACATTTAATCGTGTcattgtgaagagtgaagatgacgacgatgaagaaggtgatggagaccactgtgatGGATCCCAAGCAGACAGCCTCTTGGCTCCATCATCAGATAGTGAAGACAGAATATCACACTCTCgtgacactgatgatgatgatgaacaccctaaaggtgatatgacatgtcacatgGACAACAAACACTTGAAATgctctcagtgtgggaaaacatttggtAACAAGAAAATACTGAAAAGACACATGATGACGCACaccggagagaaaccttttgcatgctcattttgcagtaaaacattttctcagaagggaaacttgagaacacacatgagaacacacactggagagaaacccttttcctgctcagtctGCGACAAACGTTTTAGTGATGGTTCAGCATTGATTCAACAccagaaaacacacactggggagaaacaaTTCATTTGCTCACTTTGTGGTAAAGGTTTCGCCCAGAAGGGAAATTTTactacacacacaagaacacacactggagaaaaacctttttcttgtTCAGTCTGCAGCACCTGTTTTAACGACAGTTCAGCAATGGCGcgacacatgagaacacacacaggagagaaacctttttcctgcttatTCTGTGGTAAAAGGTTCTCCCTAAAGGGGAATTTTGtagcacacacaagaacacacacaggagaaaaaccttatTCCTGTTCAATCTGCCAAACAGGTTTTAGAGTTCGTTCAGGTTTGGTTCAGCACATGAAAAAACATGCTAGTGTCCGTGCTTAGCTGCAGTAAGCGTGTGTCATTTAAAACTAGCAGGTGTCTCATTTCTGACTGCTATTTGCTGAGTTGaagaattatttgtttttcatagaCCCTCTGCTGtggcagtgttttccaaccttcaTTGATCCAAGgcacattatatattattattataaaatcgCCCAGCACACAACcaatccaaaaacattttttaaagtataaatactgaaataatgaggaTGTCGTTCAATAAACTTACAAATGTACTTGTACTGTTTAGTGGAACACAAATCTATTATTTTGCTGTATGATTGGAAACTGATGGACACGTTAATTATGCCTTCTGCCATCTTTTTTAAGCGCATTTAatttttctgcctgtcactccataaaggttgctggcatagatagatgaaaaaTTATACATCATTTGTAGTAAgtgaataattttcagaccaagtTGCTTACCTAAAGATCTCGCAGTCTCACAACACAATAATGTGCCAACAATAGTTGGCCTTCCCTGTGCTATGATATGCTTTTTTGTCATTGTAGTTGTTttctatacatacatatattattgcatttatttcttttttttttaactctgcaGTGCTGGACTTGtcattaagaaagaaaaaaaatcagctgtcACAATGATATGGCCAATAGAGTTAGTGGAGAGTAACAATGTGTCATGTTGACTACTTTACAAAGTCTACAATGTAGATGTCAATTCAAACCAAAGGTTTTCTGAGACTGTCTGGATCTAGTCAAatttttacttcttcctacaCTTTTTCAGAACGGCAGTCATGGTGTTTCAGTACAGGATATTTATACCAGGATGACAAAattcattttgacttttctaCTCGGCACATTTCAGAGTCTCCTTTTTTCAAGAGTTGAATCAGTCTTACTTTCACCAGTCTTATTTTTAagacaagtatctgtacttctaaaAGTACAGACTACAGTCTAACTACTTTTGCCACCCATTTTGCACATCCCTTTCATGCCATTATTGCTGTCGTCTTTGTTGCTTTGTCACTGAATCATTTTGTAcacatctgttgttgatcaGCTCAGCTCTTAATTAAAGcgcgattttttttattataattttttgtattcaatggtgtccctcaaggggaaatttaAGTCACACTCCAATGCATACTTTGTGTTGCACAATGCACATCATGCACAGTTAATGAGTCTCTCTTCAATACAGCTGTGTAGGCTATAgatcctaaatgtatattttgttatcgtgatttttttttaaatgtagtaaTAAGGTGACAACACGTTTTAACATATttgcccctcccccccaaaaaatgctctgattctgataaagttCAAGAGTGTAATGACACCTCCTCACCCGTAGGAGCGGTAGTGCTCTGAAATGTAACGGGGCGGGACTCGCCTACCGAAAGTAAAACCAGGAAGCAAACAATCAGTAACATCCGGGTTTTAGTGTTCATGCTAGCAAAATGActcgttttttgtgtgtgtgtgtgtgtgtttagcaaCGTATCATTAAAGCAAAGCTCGAGTGAAAGTGTAGTGTTGTGAATATCGTgtggaaaatgtgcaaagtAGAAATGCTGAGAGCATTATTGAATCAGCGACTAAGTGCGGCCGTTGACGAAATATTTGTAGCGTTTGCAAGAACCATAGCAGAGTACGAGGACGAACTTTCTCGGACAAAAGAGCAGAACGAGAgacaacgtcaactactggacgctgtttTCAAGAAGCCGCAAAACGGAGAAGGTATGTTCACTAGTTTAGTAATTTTCCATTTTATCTTAACGACAAGACACATTTAGGACCTTTCTTCGACGAGCCAAATCCAAACTGCTTTACAGAcgcaaataaataataattaaaatcaagataaaacaaaagcagGATAAATGAAAACCAGTAAAATGACAAAACGCTGAatatcacaaaataaaaacaagatggGGAAAACAAGTAATAATTTGGATTTGTGAAAAAGTACCAGTAAACAAAGCTTTCAGGTTAGATTTAATCAGTGGTGAGCGGTCAGGACCAgagaatgtattattattattattactattattattaaatcGACCTAATACACGTTTAATATTTAGGTGGTGGTGTGTGCAATCCTGCTACAGCTTCTGTTTGTCCTCCTCTGCAATCTGCTGTATTGTTCACATTTAGAGGCTCCATAGTAACATGTGACTTGACTGAGCAAAGCTTGACTTTACCAAACCGCGTGCTTGTCTTCTTGTGTCCCGCAGACATCAGTGAAGATCTTCATCCTGAACTGCAGAAGTGGCGCACCACGTTGAGGCAGCGGGAGCCAGAACGCCCCCACATTAAGTATGAAGATGCGGCGCTGGAGCCCTTCCATGTTAAAGAGGATGAGTCTAATGTCACCAAGTTGCCATTCACTGGTGTCATTGTGAAGAATGAGGATGATGTAGACGAAGACCACTGCAGAGGATCCCAAGCAGACAGCCGCTTAGTTTCACAATCAGATTGCGACTACGTAACGTCACACTCTCCTAAcactcatgatgatgatgatgaacactctaaaggtgatatgacatgtgACGTTGacaacaaacatttgaaatgctCTCAATGTGGGAAAACCTTTGGCATCAAGAGAAtcctgaaaagacacatgatgactcacactggagagaaaccttttgcatgctcattttgtggtaaaaaattctctcagaagggaaacCTAAGAACTCAcataagaacacacactggagaaaaaccctaTTCCTGCTCAGTCTGTGACAAATGTTTTAGTGATGGTTCAGCATTGATTCAACACCAGAAAACGCACAcaggggagaaacctttttcctgcttatTCTGTGGTAAAAGATTTTCCCTAAAGGGGACTTTTGaagcacacacaagaacacacacgggagaaaaaccttatTCCTGTTCAATCTGCCAAACAGATTTTAGAGTTCGTTCAAGTTTGGTTCGGCACATGAAAAAACATGTTAAGGTGCTTAGCTAGAGTCAGTGTGTGTGATATAAAACTAGCAGGTGTCTCATTTACAACTGGTATTTACCCAGTTAAAGAATCATTTGCTTTTTATAGGCCCTTTGCTGTGGCAGTTTTTCCCCAACCTTCAATGAGCTGAGGCACATATTCTTCATTAGAAAaagctcacggcacaccaccaatcaaaaatgtcataaaaagtatagatactgaaataatgaggaTGTTGTTCAGCTGGCTTACTTGCTCACTCGGTTATCTggacctgtttagttgaacacaaagaaagctattattttgttgtttgaatggcAACTAGTAGACAGATTAATTCAGGGATGGGCAATTTAAATGATGGCGGGGGCcacaatttttttgtcagtgctgTCAGGGGGCCACATGGGAACGTGATTTCCTTGTCGAGTTTTGTCTTACTGCAGATCTCTGCCATTACGTCATTACTCGCACTGATCTGTATTGGTAGATATGAAACGTCCATTTTGAGCTCCGGGCAAGCAGCCATGCTCAGCTAGGGAGGTCAATGTCATCAGtgcattccatgtgtgtggatggaaagaaaaccaaaagacccaAGGATACcagtacattgtgctgcatacaaTTACAATTGAACTGGGAGTCCctttatataaaaaagaaaaagtttgttGCTTTTTCAAAAGTCCTTTATTGATAGCATACATTTTGccgttgacaaaacagtaactcTCATGAAAATTGATTGAGAAATTATCAATTTAGGTTAATTTCAGTGGCCATGGATTGCCTTCAGTaggaacgtcgacctccccaacatggccaccacttAGGCACGTTGCGGGCGACTAGAGCGCGTGGGCATAACTAGTGTACATATCTATGATTACGCTCTCTTCCTGCTGATTTTCATCATGGCGAGATCTGCTGTATTGACGCATGGTGTTATTACAACATAAAACTGTTTTGTTATGGCAGAGGAAATGtatttatcattaaaaaaaacaatcatccaGGGGCCACTTTGA carries:
- the LOC133473289 gene encoding zinc finger protein 614-like isoform X1, producing the protein MCKVEMLRALLNQRLSAAVDEIFVAFARTIAEYEDELSRTKEQNERQRQLLDAVFKKPQNGEDISEDLHPELQKWRTTLRQREPERPHIKYEDAALEPFHVKEDESNVTKLPFTGVIVKNEDDVDEDHCRGSQADSRLVSQSDCDYVTSHSPNTHDDDDEHSKGDMTCDVDNKHLKCSQCGKTFGIKRILKRHMMTHTGEKPFACSFCGKKFSQKGNLRTHIRTHTGEKPYSCSVCDKCFSDGSALIQHQKTHTGEKPFSCLFCGKRFSLKGTFEAHTRTHTGEKPYSCSICQTDFRVRSSLVRHMKKHVKVLS